TTGGAAATATTCAAAATTACTGTGCTGCTTTATCAACCTCGTATTGATAATTCATTCCCTTATTATTCGTTTTCGCATATTCAATGATATTTTCTAATTTTTCAGCTACTACTTTTTCTTTGCTCACACTTAGGTAGTTTGCTGCACTTGGTAAATCTGTAAAGTGGAACAATTTCCAGCCCATGATTCCTTTGGTTGTTTCATCATTATTAAATTTTACAGTTACTGCATTTTCAACTGCAATCCAGTTATTTAAGCGTGGCGCTGTGGCACTATAATCACGAACATATTTATTAGTAAATGCTATACCATTTGCATGTTCTTGATGATACATACATCCAATTCTACAAAAATAATGAGTATTTCCTTCTTGATCAATCGCTTTGGCAGAATACACTTTATTTGGGTCAGTGTTATGAAGATCCATACGACATACTTCACAGTGTACACCCGTTTGTGTTACTTCTGTAAATTCTGAGATTCCGTCGATAGTAATTGTTTTTACGGATTTATTCCCCGCTTTGTCCTCAGCATAAATTGTATACACACCATTTTTTAGTGCGATAATTTTATCTTTTTGATTCGCATTTTGTAATGGCGCTTTTCTTGAACCTTTATCAACGAAGTATTCTACACCTTTATCTCTATAAGCCCATTTTAAATCTTGAATCCCAGTATCATCAGTAGTTGAAACTTGTATTTTTTTACTTACTGCTGTTGTATCACTTTCAGGTATT
This genomic stretch from Lysinibacillus pakistanensis harbors:
- a CDS encoding nitrous oxide reductase accessory protein NosL translates to MKKYIQFGLLIFVILVAFLISNQNSIVFAATTDVQAIKNGEVVYYKNVFSLLYDELNEGVTFTKKVQDYSTKKWVALDSVTIVKTNASKNIYFSKETDADKYIKAYKTKNDITLKKVNLNTIETSAQEKYKKEAPSIVLNASTTEPTNTNVTVNVDITDNKKVTLKKWAIGTKSAIKFSIAGTTLTDNSFTVSKNGTYTVYALDNNGNKRTKSITISNIDKTAPAITLSIPESDTTAVSKKIQVSTTDDTGIQDLKWAYRDKGVEYFVDKGSRKAPLQNANQKDKIIALKNGVYTIYAEDKAGNKSVKTITIDGISEFTEVTQTGVHCEVCRMDLHNTDPNKVYSAKAIDQEGNTHYFCRIGCMYHQEHANGIAFTNKYVRDYSATAPRLNNWIAVENAVTVKFNNDETTKGIMGWKLFHFTDLPSAANYLSVSKEKVVAEKLENIIEYAKTNNKGMNYQYEVDKAAQ